The Desulfovibrio sp. JC022 genome includes a region encoding these proteins:
- a CDS encoding NAD(P)-dependent oxidoreductase — MRILVTGGAGYIGSTLVPILLSKGYKVTVLDNLLFGQAPLLDCCHYEKFTFVKGDICDYSLVEKLMAKADIIIPLAAIVGAPACKMNPTLTDLVNRDAHLQIVKMLSKNQRIIFPTTNSGYGIGEKDAYCTEESPLRPISSYGITKVEVEKAFLDTGTAVTFRLATVFGMSPRMRMDLLVNDFTYQAFKNGSVILFEDHFRRNYIHVRDVVKAFLFGIERYDEMQGEPFNVGLSSANLTKRQLAEKIKEHVPNFYIHSAAIGEDPDKRDYLVSNDKIEAVGWQPEHDLDMGIKELLKGYKILKPNQYANV; from the coding sequence ATGAGAATTCTTGTTACTGGTGGTGCAGGATATATTGGCTCTACTCTTGTGCCTATTTTACTTAGCAAGGGGTATAAGGTTACTGTTTTAGACAACCTGCTGTTTGGCCAGGCTCCATTGCTTGATTGTTGCCACTATGAAAAATTTACCTTTGTTAAAGGGGATATCTGCGATTATAGCCTGGTGGAGAAGTTAATGGCCAAAGCGGATATCATTATTCCCTTGGCTGCGATCGTCGGTGCTCCTGCGTGCAAGATGAATCCGACTTTGACTGATCTGGTTAACCGTGATGCGCATTTACAAATTGTGAAGATGCTGTCTAAAAATCAGCGTATTATCTTTCCGACCACAAACTCCGGCTATGGTATTGGTGAAAAAGATGCATACTGCACAGAAGAGAGTCCGCTTCGCCCAATCTCTTCATACGGAATCACAAAGGTTGAGGTGGAAAAGGCATTCTTGGACACTGGCACTGCGGTGACTTTCCGCTTGGCTACCGTATTCGGTATGAGTCCGCGTATGCGTATGGATCTGCTGGTGAACGATTTCACTTACCAGGCATTTAAGAATGGATCTGTCATCTTGTTTGAGGATCATTTCCGCCGTAACTATATCCATGTACGTGATGTAGTAAAAGCTTTCCTCTTTGGTATTGAACGCTACGACGAAATGCAGGGTGAGCCGTTCAATGTAGGCCTGTCTTCTGCCAACCTGACCAAGCGTCAACTGGCTGAGAAGATCAAGGAGCATGTGCCTAATTTCTACATCCATTCTGCTGCCATCGGCGAAGATCCGGATAAGCGCGATTACCTGGTCTCTAACGACAAGATTGAGGCAGTCGGCTGGCAGCCGGAGCATGATTTGGACATGGGTATTAAGGAATTACTTAAGGGTTACAAAATTCTTAAGCCAAACCAGTACGCAAACGTATAA